Proteins co-encoded in one Streptomyces roseochromogenus subsp. oscitans DS 12.976 genomic window:
- a CDS encoding nuclear transport factor 2 family protein, with product MPDSSQIDVVRRYYSAKGDPQVIRSVVAPGAEWDVVEGFPNGGVYRGLDSILGDFFGFLTHFTEFQVVSEDFFEDGDHVIVLGRYAGITTAGIAVTSRFAHVFTLRDSRIVRLQQTCDTLPIARALEH from the coding sequence GTGCCGGACTCATCGCAGATCGACGTCGTCCGCCGCTACTACAGCGCCAAGGGCGATCCGCAGGTCATCCGGTCGGTCGTCGCCCCCGGCGCCGAGTGGGATGTGGTCGAAGGCTTCCCCAACGGCGGGGTGTACCGCGGCCTGGACAGCATCCTGGGCGACTTCTTCGGCTTCCTCACCCACTTCACGGAGTTCCAGGTCGTCAGCGAGGATTTCTTCGAGGACGGCGACCACGTCATCGTCCTGGGACGATACGCAGGCATCACCACCGCCGGCATCGCGGTGACCTCACGGTTCGCGCACGTCTTCACTCTGCGGGACAGCAGGATCGTCCGCCTGCAGCAGACCTGCGACACCCTGCCCATCGCCCGCGCCCTGGAACACTGA
- a CDS encoding zinc-binding dehydrogenase has protein sequence MKALTIDHSAPGHLALTPVPDPEPAAHQALIQVRAFSLNAGEVHHVIPEGEAGTVPGWDAAGVVVRAAADGSGPAVGTPVVTVGADGAWAELRAVDTDLIGTVPEGADLGPISTLPVAAGTALRALRRIGPILGRRVLVTGAGGGVGRFTLQLAARGGAHVTAVTSDPAKADALRALGAHETVTDLAALQHLEPVHGVVELVGGAHMVAAHGALAENGVLVAAGHISGDGEQFPYGALFGNGHRHNRQIATYFLLDDAVGLGADLTWLAALTARGELDPQVALRTDWTQAARAAAELAGRRVPGKVVIDVH, from the coding sequence GTGAAGGCACTGACGATTGATCACTCAGCCCCAGGTCACCTTGCGCTCACCCCGGTCCCCGACCCCGAACCCGCCGCCCACCAGGCTCTGATCCAGGTCCGCGCGTTCTCGCTCAACGCCGGCGAGGTCCACCACGTCATCCCCGAGGGCGAAGCCGGCACGGTGCCCGGCTGGGACGCCGCAGGCGTGGTGGTCCGGGCAGCCGCTGACGGCTCCGGTCCCGCGGTCGGCACCCCCGTCGTCACCGTGGGGGCTGACGGCGCCTGGGCCGAACTGCGCGCCGTGGACACCGATTTGATTGGCACTGTGCCCGAGGGAGCCGACCTCGGCCCGATCAGCACGTTGCCGGTCGCAGCGGGCACGGCCCTGCGCGCCCTGCGCCGCATCGGTCCGATCCTGGGACGGCGCGTCCTGGTGACCGGCGCGGGCGGCGGCGTGGGCCGCTTCACCCTGCAGCTCGCGGCCCGGGGCGGCGCCCATGTCACCGCGGTGACCAGCGATCCGGCGAAGGCGGACGCGCTGCGCGCACTCGGCGCCCACGAAACCGTCACCGACCTGGCCGCGCTCCAGCACCTCGAACCGGTGCACGGCGTGGTCGAACTGGTCGGCGGCGCCCACATGGTCGCCGCACATGGCGCCCTGGCCGAGAACGGCGTGCTGGTTGCCGCAGGACACATATCCGGCGACGGCGAGCAGTTCCCCTACGGAGCCCTCTTCGGCAACGGCCACCGTCACAACCGCCAGATCGCCACCTACTTCCTGCTGGACGACGCCGTAGGACTGGGCGCCGACCTCACCTGGCTCGCCGCACTCACTGCGCGCGGCGAGTTGGATCCGCAAGTCGCCCTGCGCACCGACTGGACGCAGGCAGCGCGGGCAGCTGCCGAACTGGCAGGCCGCCGCGTGCCGGGCAAAGTCGTTATCGACGTCCACTGA
- a CDS encoding TetR/AcrR family transcriptional regulator — MQKDPKELPLRERKKLRTRQALVDTALELFTARDFAAVTLDEIVDAVEVSKRTFFRTFTSKEDVALAPEKELWAAYLTDIESRPLTGEHLLGTYKDALFAALEQMTDGWEQRFLASRSLADRTPALTAHSLRHCSEVSATIVRIVADRLAGQSPGRTELRLLLDLMLAAWRCALETWTSSDPAQQDRAALIRHIHKAFAAIPAVAALAAQDS, encoded by the coding sequence GTGCAGAAGGACCCGAAGGAATTGCCGCTGCGTGAGCGCAAGAAGCTGCGGACCCGTCAAGCTCTGGTCGATACGGCCCTCGAGCTGTTCACCGCGCGCGACTTCGCCGCGGTCACACTGGACGAGATCGTCGATGCTGTAGAAGTCTCCAAGCGCACCTTCTTCCGCACGTTCACCTCGAAGGAAGACGTGGCCCTGGCCCCCGAGAAGGAACTGTGGGCCGCCTACCTCACAGACATCGAGAGCCGGCCCCTGACCGGCGAACACCTGCTCGGCACCTACAAGGACGCGCTGTTCGCGGCACTGGAGCAGATGACGGACGGATGGGAGCAGCGCTTCCTGGCCAGCCGCAGCCTGGCCGACCGCACCCCCGCGCTGACCGCACACAGCCTGCGCCACTGCTCAGAGGTCTCCGCGACCATCGTTCGGATCGTGGCAGACCGGCTGGCCGGACAGTCCCCCGGCCGCACCGAGCTGCGCCTACTGCTCGACCTCATGCTGGCCGCCTGGCGCTGCGCACTGGAGACATGGACCTCATCGGACCCCGCACAGCAAGACCGCGCGGCACTCATACGGCACATACACAAGGCCTTCGCGGCCATCCCCGCGGTCGCGGCACTGGCAGCACAGGACAGCTGA
- a CDS encoding inclusion body family protein — MITAIPAGCTAQECLRVVNVLIAFDAFTIVERYPNPSQDPARPTPVDPALIHLTTQQDGVIGQSAHRLCVRADPGDVIRWRETTLSLGFDYSVLLYKYVVRTDRKLISDLQPVIVDALLPLPVSETDHEFETQAVLGHYWAAHVQRSGSDRYKFFFQLLSGKNRLGFFRWDPQITIRRRS, encoded by the coding sequence GTGATCACAGCAATCCCCGCAGGTTGCACTGCGCAGGAATGCCTGCGTGTCGTCAATGTGTTGATCGCATTCGATGCCTTCACTATCGTCGAGCGATACCCGAACCCCTCGCAGGACCCCGCCCGACCGACGCCGGTCGACCCGGCACTGATCCACCTGACGACCCAGCAGGACGGCGTGATCGGCCAGTCGGCACACCGGCTTTGCGTCAGAGCCGATCCTGGAGACGTGATCAGGTGGCGCGAGACAACCCTGTCACTCGGCTTCGACTACAGCGTCCTGCTGTACAAGTACGTGGTCCGCACTGACAGGAAGCTCATCAGCGACCTTCAACCTGTGATCGTTGACGCTCTTCTTCCGCTCCCGGTATCCGAAACAGACCACGAATTCGAAACGCAGGCCGTCCTGGGGCACTACTGGGCCGCACACGTCCAGAGGTCAGGGAGCGACCGGTACAAATTCTTCTTCCAGCTCCTCAGCGGTAAGAATCGACTGGGCTTCTTCCGCTGGGACCCACAGATCACGATTCGGCGCCGGAGTTGA
- a CDS encoding inclusion body family protein, whose amino-acid sequence MTAEANEEALPAQASKIINVLISYDAFTIKERYPNPSQDPNNPTHVGHDLIYMTTRQDSIIGMPGAELNIAASPGDLIRWRETTLSLNFDYSALLYRYVSADQHLISPPQVRRIDARLPLPIPNSHEFETQDIEQHYWSTEVLKLGTVTYRFFFQLLDGKNRLGFFQWDPFITIKPR is encoded by the coding sequence ATGACGGCAGAAGCCAACGAAGAAGCCCTTCCCGCACAAGCCTCGAAGATCATCAACGTGTTGATCTCCTACGACGCCTTCACCATCAAGGAGCGGTACCCGAACCCCTCCCAGGACCCCAACAATCCGACACACGTCGGCCACGATCTGATTTACATGACGACCCGCCAGGACAGCATCATCGGCATGCCGGGAGCCGAGCTCAACATCGCTGCCAGTCCTGGAGACCTGATCAGGTGGCGCGAGACAACCCTGTCGCTCAACTTCGACTACAGCGCTCTGCTGTACAGGTATGTGAGCGCAGACCAGCACCTCATCAGTCCCCCGCAGGTCCGGAGGATCGACGCCAGGCTGCCGCTGCCGATCCCCAACAGCCACGAATTCGAAACGCAGGACATCGAGCAGCACTACTGGAGCACGGAAGTTCTGAAGTTGGGAACGGTCACGTACAGGTTCTTCTTCCAGCTTCTCGACGGCAAGAACCGGCTGGGGTTCTTCCAATGGGACCCGTTCATCACCATCAAGCCGCGCTGA
- a CDS encoding peptidylprolyl isomerase: MSASNPQVYFDVSANGQPLGRITFMLFADTVPKTAENFRALCTGEQGFGYAGSTFHRVIPQFMLQGGDFTNHNGTGGKSIYGAKFADENFKLKHDRPGLLSMANAGPNTNGSQFFITTAVTSWLDGKHVVFGEVTSGMDVVKKIEAFGSQSGKTSQKIVIDESGQL, from the coding sequence ATGTCAGCGTCTAATCCCCAGGTCTACTTCGACGTCAGTGCTAACGGTCAACCTCTCGGGCGGATCACGTTCATGCTCTTCGCGGACACGGTGCCCAAAACAGCGGAGAATTTCCGGGCGCTGTGCACTGGCGAGCAGGGCTTCGGTTATGCGGGCTCGACCTTCCACCGGGTCATTCCCCAGTTCATGCTCCAAGGCGGCGACTTCACCAACCACAACGGAACCGGCGGCAAGAGCATCTACGGCGCCAAGTTCGCGGACGAGAACTTCAAGCTCAAGCACGACCGGCCCGGCCTCCTCAGCATGGCCAACGCTGGCCCGAACACCAACGGATCGCAGTTCTTCATCACCACCGCGGTGACCTCATGGCTGGATGGGAAGCACGTCGTATTCGGCGAGGTCACCAGCGGCATGGACGTGGTGAAGAAGATCGAGGCCTTCGGCAGTCAGTCAGGGAAGACCTCGCAGAAGATCGTCATCGACGAATCCGGTCAGCTCTGA
- a CDS encoding thioesterase domain-containing protein gives MPHLPDDWDVCRVEAPSRGPLSAMPVPRAPPASPPAPHGPAPLLDTPFALLGHSMGALAAYEMTLQLVEQGLERPVSLGIPACEAPSAEQPRFGSTALHTLPSDGLDSALAAMAACQGRSLRTTTSVRCVGRACARTSAG, from the coding sequence GTGCCGCACCTCCCCGACGACTGGGACGTCTGCCGTGTCGAGGCGCCCAGCCGGGGCCCACTAAGCGCGATGCCCGTCCCGAGAGCGCCACCGGCCTCGCCGCCTGCTCCTCACGGACCTGCGCCCCTGTTGGACACGCCATTCGCCCTGTTAGGCCACAGCATGGGCGCCCTCGCCGCGTACGAGATGACACTCCAGCTCGTCGAACAGGGCCTGGAGCGTCCGGTGTCGCTCGGTATCCCCGCCTGCGAGGCGCCTTCCGCCGAGCAGCCCCGCTTCGGCAGCACGGCCCTGCACACACTGCCCTCTGACGGCCTGGACTCCGCCCTCGCCGCCATGGCGGCCTGCCAGGGGCGATCTTTGAGGACGACGACATCTGTGCGGTGTGTGGGCCGCGCCTGCGCGCGGACTTCCGCCGGGTGA
- a CDS encoding helix-turn-helix domain-containing protein gives MGIFARDESRTTLAASRIARQATASLAGLLAGQGKTRSDLAAAMGVSPGRVSQIMSGDANLTVRTLAAVAEALDADVQITFCTRGQSTGTKACDGTDSSPIRSSGLSAHR, from the coding sequence ATGGGCATTTTTGCCCGTGACGAGAGCCGGACCACCCTAGCGGCTTCCCGGATAGCGAGACAGGCGACTGCTTCCCTGGCCGGCCTGCTGGCCGGGCAGGGCAAGACCCGCTCCGATCTGGCAGCGGCGATGGGCGTCAGCCCGGGCCGCGTCAGCCAGATCATGTCCGGCGATGCGAACCTGACAGTGCGGACACTCGCCGCCGTGGCGGAGGCGCTGGATGCCGATGTCCAGATCACCTTCTGTACCCGAGGGCAGTCGACGGGCACCAAAGCTTGCGACGGCACGGACTCGTCGCCCATCAGGAGCAGCGGGCTCTCGGCCCACCGCTGA
- a CDS encoding L,D-transpeptidase family protein gives MWEQVPADSGQVVVVYGEGPDSAESVVVLYQKRGSLWERTASWPGHNGRLGWTTDHHMDDEHSPVGVFTLTDAGGSLEDPGSRLRYWQDDNAFASMLAPGEVHDHDFDYVIAIDYNRVSGVPPFDWSRPDGVERGGGIWLHMDHGDGTSACVTVPESGMKTLLRVLDPARRPVVVMGDRQHLES, from the coding sequence ATGTGGGAGCAGGTTCCGGCTGACAGCGGGCAGGTTGTGGTGGTGTATGGGGAGGGGCCGGATTCGGCCGAGAGTGTGGTGGTGCTGTATCAGAAGCGGGGTTCGCTGTGGGAGCGGACGGCGAGCTGGCCGGGGCACAACGGCCGGTTGGGCTGGACGACGGACCATCACATGGACGACGAGCACAGTCCGGTGGGTGTGTTCACCCTTACGGATGCGGGAGGCTCGCTGGAGGATCCGGGGAGCCGGCTGAGGTACTGGCAGGACGACAATGCTTTCGCGTCGATGCTGGCTCCTGGGGAAGTTCATGATCACGATTTCGACTATGTGATCGCTATCGACTACAACCGGGTGAGCGGTGTTCCGCCGTTCGACTGGAGTCGCCCCGACGGAGTAGAGCGTGGTGGCGGGATCTGGCTGCACATGGATCACGGTGACGGGACGTCGGCCTGTGTCACGGTGCCGGAGTCGGGTATGAAGACGCTTCTGCGTGTGCTGGACCCGGCGCGGCGTCCGGTCGTGGTGATGGGGGACCGGCAGCACCTTGAGTCGTGA
- a CDS encoding glycoside hydrolase family 13 protein → MSSTAPWWRSAVIYQVYIRSFADANGDGVGDIAGIRSRLPYLKSLGVDAVWINPWYKSPMADHGYDVADYRAIDPVFGTVAEAEQLIAEAHRHGIRVIPDIVPNHTSDQHAWFQAALAAGPGSAERERYVFRPGRGPDGAEPPNDWVSCFGGPAWTRLPDGEWYLHLFAPQQPDLNWQHPDVRAEFESILRFWFSRGVDGFRIDVAHGLVKHPELPDLSPGPEPAVLGPLVSRDSADTGPRQHVDHPHWDRDEVHDIYRAWRRVADEFPGNRSFVAEAWADTPERLAAYVREDGLHTAFNFDFLMSSWNPKDLRAVIDDSLAMLGAVGAPATWVLSNHDVMRHPSRYGRRTVKRWTANEPYRPEGPADPALGTRRARAAALLMLALPGGAYIYQGEELGLPEVEDLPEDVLQDPVWERSGHTDRGRDGCRVPIPWSGTTAPYGFSPEAPSAAPWLPQPATWGRLSVQAQTGDETSMLELYRSALRRRRAHPALGDGTLTWLGAPEGVLAFRRDPGFVCVVNLSAEAYQLPTHTSLLLSSGPVEDGLLAPDHAAWLTV, encoded by the coding sequence ATGTCCAGCACCGCACCGTGGTGGCGCAGCGCCGTCATCTACCAGGTCTACATCCGCAGTTTCGCCGACGCCAACGGTGACGGCGTCGGCGACATCGCCGGCATCCGCTCCCGCCTGCCGTATCTCAAGTCGCTCGGTGTCGATGCCGTCTGGATCAACCCGTGGTACAAGTCGCCGATGGCGGACCACGGATACGACGTGGCCGACTACCGCGCGATCGACCCCGTCTTCGGCACCGTGGCCGAGGCCGAGCAGCTCATCGCCGAAGCGCACCGGCACGGGATCCGTGTCATCCCCGACATCGTGCCCAACCACACCTCCGACCAGCACGCCTGGTTCCAGGCCGCGCTGGCGGCCGGACCCGGCAGCGCGGAACGCGAACGCTATGTCTTCCGGCCCGGTCGTGGACCGGACGGCGCCGAACCGCCCAACGACTGGGTCTCCTGCTTCGGCGGCCCCGCCTGGACCCGGCTGCCCGACGGGGAGTGGTATCTGCACCTGTTCGCACCTCAGCAGCCCGACCTCAACTGGCAACACCCCGACGTACGCGCGGAGTTCGAGTCGATCCTGCGCTTCTGGTTCAGCCGGGGTGTGGACGGGTTCCGCATCGACGTCGCCCACGGACTCGTCAAGCACCCCGAACTGCCCGACCTGTCGCCCGGCCCGGAGCCTGCGGTGCTGGGTCCCCTCGTCTCCCGGGATTCCGCAGACACGGGGCCTCGGCAGCACGTCGACCACCCTCACTGGGACCGTGACGAGGTCCACGACATCTACCGTGCCTGGCGCAGGGTGGCCGACGAGTTCCCGGGCAACCGGTCGTTCGTCGCAGAGGCGTGGGCGGACACCCCCGAACGGCTCGCCGCGTACGTCCGCGAGGACGGGCTGCACACCGCGTTCAACTTCGACTTCCTGATGTCCAGTTGGAACCCGAAGGATCTGCGCGCGGTCATCGACGACTCGCTCGCCATGCTCGGCGCGGTGGGCGCGCCGGCTACCTGGGTGCTGTCCAACCACGACGTCATGCGCCACCCGAGTCGCTACGGTCGCAGGACCGTCAAGCGCTGGACCGCGAACGAGCCGTACCGTCCGGAAGGCCCCGCGGACCCGGCGCTGGGGACCCGGCGCGCACGCGCGGCCGCCCTGCTCATGCTCGCCCTGCCCGGCGGAGCCTACATCTACCAGGGCGAGGAGCTCGGCCTGCCGGAGGTCGAGGACCTGCCCGAGGACGTGCTCCAGGACCCCGTCTGGGAGCGCTCCGGACACACCGACCGAGGCCGCGACGGCTGCCGCGTGCCCATCCCCTGGTCCGGAACGACCGCACCGTACGGCTTCAGTCCCGAGGCCCCCTCCGCCGCGCCCTGGCTGCCACAGCCCGCCACATGGGGCCGGCTGAGCGTGCAGGCGCAGACCGGGGACGAGACGTCGATGCTGGAGCTCTACCGCAGCGCCCTGCGCCGTCGCCGTGCGCACCCCGCGCTCGGCGACGGCACCCTCACCTGGCTGGGCGCCCCCGAGGGAGTCCTGGCCTTCCGCCGCGACCCCGGTTTCGTCTGCGTGGTCAACCTCTCGGCCGAGGCGTACCAGCTGCCCACCCACACCTCGCTCCTGCTGTCGAGCGGCCCCGTCGAGGACGGCCTGCTCGCGCCTGACCACGCGGCCTGGCTCACCGTGTAA
- a CDS encoding carbohydrate ABC transporter permease, whose protein sequence is MSLTAKWRNGMLYVGVVAVVAYCLAPFYWMLVSSLRRTSDIFDTSLLPSPVSFENYQAVFDPSQGFTRALLNSLIVAGVTTALALLLATFTAYAMARLEFRFKRLILTLIIATSMFPVVSIVVPLLKLFTDVGWINTYQAMIVPSMSFTLPLAVWNLTTFFRQMPDELEHAAMIDGCTRGQAFRRVIIPLAAPGIFTTAIITFIAAWNEFLIALSMTNKSAMQTAPVAISKFSGATQFETPFGSQMAAGVLVTVPLVVLVLVFQRRIVAGLTAGAAK, encoded by the coding sequence ATGAGCCTCACGGCGAAATGGCGCAACGGCATGCTGTACGTGGGCGTCGTGGCGGTGGTGGCCTACTGTCTGGCCCCGTTCTACTGGATGCTCGTCTCCAGCCTGCGCCGCACCTCCGACATCTTCGACACCTCGCTGCTGCCCTCCCCCGTGTCGTTCGAGAACTACCAGGCGGTGTTCGACCCCTCCCAGGGCTTCACGCGTGCGCTGCTCAACAGCCTGATCGTGGCGGGCGTCACCACCGCGCTCGCACTGCTGCTGGCCACGTTCACCGCCTATGCGATGGCTCGGCTGGAGTTCCGGTTCAAGCGGCTGATCCTCACGCTGATCATCGCAACCTCGATGTTCCCGGTGGTGTCGATCGTGGTTCCGCTGCTGAAGCTGTTCACCGACGTCGGCTGGATCAACACCTACCAGGCCATGATCGTGCCGAGCATGTCGTTCACGCTGCCGCTCGCGGTGTGGAACCTCACCACGTTCTTCCGGCAGATGCCCGACGAGCTGGAACACGCAGCCATGATCGACGGCTGCACCCGCGGCCAGGCGTTCCGCAGGGTCATCATCCCCCTGGCCGCGCCGGGCATCTTCACCACCGCGATCATCACCTTCATCGCCGCCTGGAACGAGTTCCTCATCGCCCTGTCGATGACGAACAAGTCCGCCATGCAGACGGCGCCGGTCGCCATATCCAAGTTCTCCGGCGCCACCCAGTTCGAGACGCCGTTCGGCAGCCAGATGGCCGCAGGAGTCCTGGTCACCGTCCCTCTGGTGGTGCTGGTGCTTGTCTTCCAGCGCCGTATCGTCGCCGGACTCACCGCCGGCGCGGCCAAATAG
- a CDS encoding carbohydrate ABC transporter permease encodes MADTTITPDTTAPDRGNAYGQSSAPLSPRRRTRARATAGSGRMAALLVSPTLLVLTIVVFYPTLMALRESLYGPKGLDPKTGFIRTTEPFVGLRNYADVFGAAGDRFWNAFGNTTFFTVVTVALETVIGVAMALIMHRAFRGRALVRAGILVPWAVPTAISALLWRWIFNSDGVANAILGHQILWTTEGFHAKVAVIVAEVWKTAPFIGLLVLAGLQVIPKEVYEAARIDGASALRQFWHITLPLVKPALLVAVLFRCLDALRMFDLPYILIGAQKNSVETLSMLAQNEASNVRFGPASAYAVLLFLYVLLMALAFVRLLGTDLVSDRDGRKASRSRHRRNPAARRAKEGRAA; translated from the coding sequence ATGGCCGACACGACAATCACGCCCGACACCACTGCGCCCGATCGCGGCAACGCTTACGGGCAGTCCTCGGCACCGTTGAGCCCGCGCCGCCGCACGCGGGCCCGGGCGACTGCCGGTTCGGGCCGGATGGCGGCCCTGCTGGTCTCCCCGACGCTCCTGGTCCTGACGATCGTGGTGTTCTACCCGACGCTCATGGCGCTGCGGGAATCGCTGTACGGGCCGAAGGGCTTGGACCCGAAGACCGGGTTCATCCGCACCACTGAGCCGTTCGTCGGACTACGCAACTACGCCGACGTCTTCGGCGCCGCCGGAGACCGCTTCTGGAACGCCTTTGGGAACACGACGTTCTTCACAGTCGTCACAGTGGCGCTGGAGACCGTGATCGGGGTCGCGATGGCGCTGATCATGCACAGGGCGTTCCGGGGCCGCGCCCTGGTACGAGCCGGCATCCTGGTGCCCTGGGCAGTGCCCACGGCCATCTCCGCCCTGCTGTGGCGGTGGATCTTCAACAGCGACGGCGTTGCCAACGCCATCCTCGGCCACCAGATCCTTTGGACCACCGAAGGCTTCCACGCCAAGGTCGCGGTCATCGTTGCCGAGGTGTGGAAGACCGCCCCCTTCATCGGGCTGCTGGTCCTGGCCGGCCTGCAGGTGATCCCCAAGGAGGTCTACGAGGCCGCCCGCATCGACGGAGCCAGCGCCCTGCGGCAGTTCTGGCACATCACCCTTCCCCTGGTGAAGCCCGCGCTGCTGGTGGCGGTGCTGTTCCGCTGCCTGGACGCACTGCGGATGTTCGATCTGCCCTACATTCTCATCGGCGCGCAGAAGAACTCGGTGGAAACCCTGTCCATGCTCGCCCAGAACGAAGCCTCTAACGTCCGCTTCGGACCAGCCTCCGCCTATGCGGTGCTCCTCTTCCTCTACGTCCTCCTCATGGCGCTCGCCTTCGTCCGGCTCCTGGGCACGGACCTCGTCAGCGACCGTGACGGCAGGAAGGCGAGCCGGAGCAGGCACCGACGGAATCCGGCGGCACGCCGTGCGAAAGAAGGTAGGGCCGCATGA